The Salipiger sp. H15 genome includes a window with the following:
- a CDS encoding polysaccharide deacetylase family protein, producing the protein MTEQTQDRRDFRGYFGAEPAPCWPGGARLAVSFVVNVEEGAEYSIGDGDARNESTYEIREEVEQVPDLCMETHFAYGTRQGYARIARAFDGVGAKATFSTCGRVAERAPWLLQDAVARGHEVSCHGWLWERHANMARAEEEAVIARTHAAITRACGVAPVGWHTRSSASVNTRALLKARGDFLYDSDVYDDDIPRMEGGHVILPYAFDTNDMRFSPGGGFVQARDFSDYVIGAFERLYAEGAEAARMMSIGLHLRLIGRPGRIAGLEKVLEHITARDGVWIAPRRDIAAHWAATQGARA; encoded by the coding sequence ATGACCGAGCAGACACAGGACCGCCGCGATTTCCGGGGCTATTTCGGCGCCGAACCCGCGCCCTGCTGGCCAGGGGGAGCCCGGCTCGCCGTCTCCTTCGTGGTGAACGTCGAGGAGGGCGCCGAGTATTCGATCGGCGACGGCGACGCGCGCAACGAGTCCACCTACGAGATCCGCGAGGAGGTCGAGCAGGTGCCCGACCTCTGCATGGAGACCCATTTCGCCTACGGCACCCGGCAGGGCTACGCCCGCATCGCCCGCGCCTTCGACGGGGTCGGCGCGAAGGCCACCTTCTCGACCTGCGGCCGGGTGGCCGAGCGCGCGCCGTGGCTTCTGCAGGATGCGGTGGCGCGGGGCCACGAGGTCTCGTGCCATGGCTGGCTCTGGGAGCGGCACGCCAACATGGCGCGCGCCGAGGAAGAGGCGGTGATCGCCCGCACCCATGCCGCCATCACCCGCGCCTGCGGTGTCGCGCCGGTGGGCTGGCACACCCGCTCCTCGGCCTCGGTGAACACCCGGGCCCTGCTGAAGGCGCGCGGCGATTTCCTCTATGACAGCGACGTCTACGACGACGACATCCCGCGCATGGAGGGCGGCCACGTCATCCTGCCCTATGCCTTCGACACCAACGACATGCGCTTCTCGCCCGGTGGCGGCTTCGTGCAGGCGCGGGATTTCTCGGATTACGTGATCGGCGCCTTCGAGCGGCTCTACGCCGAGGGCGCAGAGGCCGCGCGCATGATGTCGATCGGCCTGCACCTGCGGCTGATCGGACGCCCGGGGCGGATCGCCGGGCTCGAGAAGGTGCTTGAGCACATCACCGCCCGCGACGGCGTCTGGATCGCGCCGCGCCGGGACATCGCCGCCCATTGGGCGGCAACGCAGGGAGCCCGCGCATGA
- a CDS encoding amidase produces MNLMDLTATALAAEVRAGRVTPQAAAAAARVRAEERNPALNALTLINPALEAEAEAVAARLAAGRDLPLAGVPVVIKDNIWVQGLPVTQGSKLFEDFVAPEDAQAVARLRAAGAVVLGIGTCSEFACKGSTNTPLYGMTRNPLDPSRTPGGSSGGPVAAVAAGMAPLALGTDAGGSTRRPPAHVGLVGLKPTQDLIPYGPGFDEPVWGISVLAPIARTVEDISLAMAVLADLAPATPLAGTIAFAADFGLGQRLDPGVGAAFEAGIAAIAAAGHALEPAAPDWQGLDGMSVMPLQHSGLAALFGTRWREAPEIFDPDLGAQIESGLGLSGVAVAEAHQASHRIREIMLEFLSRHAAMITPTTPCAAWPVELSAPASIGGAPCGPRDHAAFTSQLNHAGCPAITLPCGTDPAGLPLGMQIIAAPGRDAHLLALAAAIAPLLPSAACPSPEGR; encoded by the coding sequence ATGAACCTCATGGATCTCACGGCAACCGCGCTCGCGGCCGAGGTGCGCGCCGGGCGCGTCACGCCGCAGGCCGCCGCCGCCGCCGCCCGCGTGCGCGCCGAGGAGCGCAATCCGGCACTCAACGCGCTGACGCTGATCAACCCTGCGCTCGAGGCCGAGGCAGAGGCGGTGGCCGCGCGGCTCGCGGCGGGCAGGGACTTGCCGCTGGCCGGGGTGCCGGTGGTGATCAAGGACAACATCTGGGTGCAGGGCCTGCCGGTCACCCAGGGCTCGAAGCTTTTCGAGGACTTCGTCGCGCCCGAGGATGCGCAGGCGGTGGCGCGGCTGCGCGCGGCGGGGGCGGTGGTCCTCGGCATCGGCACCTGTTCGGAATTCGCCTGCAAGGGCTCGACCAACACGCCGCTCTACGGCATGACCCGCAACCCGCTCGACCCGTCCCGCACCCCCGGCGGCTCGTCGGGCGGGCCGGTCGCGGCGGTGGCGGCGGGCATGGCGCCCCTGGCGCTCGGCACCGACGCCGGCGGCTCGACCCGGCGCCCGCCGGCGCATGTCGGGCTGGTGGGGCTGAAGCCGACGCAGGATCTCATCCCCTACGGACCCGGCTTCGACGAGCCGGTCTGGGGCATCTCGGTGCTGGCGCCCATCGCCCGCACGGTTGAGGACATCAGCCTTGCCATGGCCGTGCTGGCCGATCTCGCCCCCGCGACGCCGCTCGCCGGCACCATCGCCTTTGCCGCCGATTTCGGCCTCGGCCAGCGTCTCGATCCCGGCGTCGGCGCGGCCTTCGAGGCCGGCATCGCCGCAATCGCGGCGGCGGGCCATGCGCTGGAACCGGCGGCCCCCGACTGGCAGGGGCTCGACGGCATGTCGGTCATGCCGCTGCAGCACTCGGGGCTTGCCGCGCTCTTCGGGACACGCTGGCGCGAGGCACCGGAGATTTTCGACCCGGACCTCGGGGCGCAGATCGAAAGCGGGCTCGGGCTGAGCGGCGTCGCCGTGGCCGAGGCCCACCAGGCCAGCCACCGGATCCGGGAGATCATGCTGGAGTTCCTGTCGCGCCACGCCGCGATGATCACACCCACCACGCCCTGCGCCGCCTGGCCGGTCGAACTGAGCGCCCCGGCAAGCATCGGCGGCGCGCCCTGCGGTCCGCGCGATCACGCCGCCTTCACCTCACAGCTGAACCACGCGGGATGCCCGGCGATCACCCTGCCTTGCGGGACCGACCCGGCGGGCCTGCCGCTCGGGATGCAGATCATCGCCGCGCCCGGGCGCGATGCGCACCTGCTGGCCCTCGCGGCCGCGATCGCGCCGCTGCTGCCTTCGGCCGCGTGCCCCAGCCCGGAGGGTCGGTGA
- a CDS encoding ABC transporter substrate-binding protein, with translation MRLATCRRLTLAALLALPLLPAPSRAGEAQRIVSIGGSVTEIVYALGEEDRLVARDTTSTYPPEVAALPDVGYIRQLSPEGVLSVNPTLVLTEEGAGPPEAVDLLKEASVEFVEIPEGYDRAAVLTKIRRVAEVLGVPEKGERLASDVAGALDDAGRIVGEETSGTPPRRVLFVLSMQGGRIMAGGANTAADGIIRLAGGVNAIAGFEGYKPLSDEAVISAAPDVILMMARGGALAVSDDALFAHPAIRSTPAGEARSVLRMDGMKLLGFGPRTAEAATELAHALAGG, from the coding sequence GTGAGGCTCGCCACCTGTCGCCGCCTGACGCTGGCGGCGCTCCTTGCGCTGCCGCTCCTGCCCGCGCCCTCTCGCGCCGGGGAGGCGCAGCGCATCGTCTCGATCGGCGGCTCGGTCACCGAGATCGTCTATGCCCTTGGCGAAGAAGACCGGCTCGTGGCGCGCGACACCACATCGACCTACCCGCCCGAGGTCGCCGCCCTGCCCGACGTCGGCTACATCCGGCAGCTTTCGCCCGAGGGCGTGCTGTCGGTGAACCCCACGCTGGTCCTGACCGAGGAGGGCGCCGGGCCGCCCGAGGCGGTGGATCTGCTGAAGGAGGCCAGCGTCGAGTTCGTCGAGATCCCCGAGGGCTACGACCGCGCCGCCGTGCTCACCAAGATCCGCCGCGTCGCCGAGGTGCTGGGCGTGCCCGAAAAGGGCGAGCGACTCGCCTCGGACGTGGCGGGCGCCCTCGACGACGCGGGCAGGATCGTCGGGGAGGAGACCTCGGGCACCCCGCCGCGCCGGGTGCTCTTCGTGCTGTCGATGCAGGGCGGGCGCATCATGGCGGGCGGCGCGAACACCGCCGCGGACGGGATCATCCGCCTTGCCGGCGGGGTGAACGCCATTGCCGGGTTCGAGGGGTACAAGCCGCTCTCGGACGAGGCCGTCATCTCGGCCGCGCCCGACGTGATCCTGATGATGGCGCGCGGTGGCGCTCTGGCGGTCAGCGATGACGCGCTCTTCGCGCACCCGGCGATCCGGTCCACCCCGGCGGGCGAGGCCCGCTCGGTGCTGCGCATGGACGGGATGAAGCTGCTCGGCTTCGGGCCGCGCACCGCCGAGGCGGCGACCGAGCTTGCCCACGCGCTCGCGGGTGGCTGA
- a CDS encoding sensor histidine kinase, translated as MSLRSGLIGMLWLVTLLAGLATLGWTAAEAYHAAGHDMRTTLARAGMVLERNYHMEPRAGDPHYAEWTSIKLLAVMAPGTCIEFQQGTISPRRLCAGWQVFGPIPPKAYRDLAKRFFTVPEPVSREGSASQNGAFTITASFDPLAVATLSWQRVCLAVWQTLAMAAGVLALGTLAVVWRLGPVARIVRGLDHLAAGDLGMQIAPGGAKEFRQIAAALNQLSGTLRAGAERQRALTRKLLEVEDRERRQLARDLHDEFGQTLTATNALAASIAIAAADRPDVVRDARSIGTNIRSMMECLRGAFARLRPPDLEEIGLFASLRTMLAGWERERGVKMELKIDVPEDRVPDAVALDLYRIVQECVTNAMRHGAPATVSVELTGERGALVLIVQDDGGGLSGEARGGHGILGIRERIEAQSGALDIRDTGRGVRVAVSIPIPAWADAA; from the coding sequence ATGAGCCTGCGTTCGGGATTGATAGGGATGCTCTGGCTGGTGACGCTGCTGGCGGGGCTCGCCACGCTGGGCTGGACCGCGGCCGAGGCCTATCACGCCGCCGGGCACGACATGCGCACCACGCTCGCCCGCGCCGGCATGGTGCTCGAGCGCAACTACCACATGGAGCCGCGCGCCGGCGATCCGCACTATGCCGAGTGGACCTCGATCAAGCTGCTCGCCGTGATGGCGCCCGGCACCTGCATCGAGTTCCAGCAGGGCACCATTTCGCCGCGCCGCCTCTGCGCCGGCTGGCAGGTCTTCGGGCCGATCCCGCCCAAGGCTTACCGCGACCTCGCGAAGCGTTTCTTCACCGTGCCGGAGCCGGTCAGCCGCGAGGGCTCGGCCTCGCAGAACGGCGCCTTCACCATCACCGCCTCCTTCGATCCGCTGGCGGTGGCGACGCTCTCGTGGCAGCGGGTGTGCCTCGCGGTCTGGCAGACGCTGGCCATGGCCGCGGGTGTCCTCGCGCTCGGCACGCTGGCGGTGGTCTGGCGGCTCGGGCCGGTGGCGCGGATCGTGCGGGGGCTCGACCACCTTGCGGCGGGTGATCTCGGCATGCAGATCGCGCCCGGTGGCGCGAAGGAGTTCCGGCAGATCGCCGCCGCGCTCAACCAGCTGTCCGGCACGCTGCGGGCGGGCGCCGAGCGGCAGCGCGCGCTGACCCGCAAGCTGCTCGAGGTAGAGGACCGGGAACGCCGCCAGCTGGCGCGTGACCTGCACGACGAGTTCGGCCAGACCCTGACCGCGACCAATGCCCTTGCCGCCTCGATTGCCATCGCCGCGGCGGACCGACCGGACGTGGTGCGCGACGCCCGCAGCATCGGCACCAACATCCGCAGCATGATGGAATGCCTGCGCGGCGCCTTCGCCCGGCTGCGGCCGCCGGATCTCGAGGAGATCGGCCTCTTTGCCAGCCTGCGCACCATGCTGGCGGGCTGGGAGCGGGAGCGCGGCGTGAAGATGGAGCTGAAGATCGACGTGCCCGAGGACCGGGTGCCCGACGCGGTGGCGCTCGATCTCTACCGGATCGTGCAGGAATGCGTCACCAACGCCATGCGCCACGGCGCGCCCGCAACCGTCAGCGTCGAGCTTACCGGCGAGCGGGGCGCGCTGGTCCTGATCGTGCAGGACGACGGCGGCGGGCTCAGCGGCGAGGCACGGGGCGGGCACGGCATTCTCGGCATCCGCGAGCGCATCGAGGCGCAGAGCGGCGCGCTCGACATCCGCGACACCGGCCGCGGCGTGCGGGTCGCGGTCTCGATCCCCATTCCGGCATGGGCGGACGCGGCGTGA
- a CDS encoding ChuX/HutX family heme-like substrate-binding protein → MAQTPPLSAQDIRAARLEKSTLRERDLAEQLGISEAELIAAHVGHGVTRISADPDRLMAAAEKLGEVLALTRTPSCVHEKLGRYANYHSGEHASMVLNGEIDLRIFPRHWVHGFALDQQTEKGLRRALLVFDAAGDAVHKIHLRDGSDHEAWAGVVADLALEVQDETLQTEPREAPEPARARADRAGELRENWDKLTDTHQFLTMVSRLKMNRLGAYRVAGAPYVRPVAPQSLEALLTELSAKQVPVMVFVGNNGCIQIHSGPVTNIRMMGPWLNVLDPGFDMHLRSDHVAEVWEVHKPTRRGMAVSVEAFDAEGRIILQIFGVRKPQDRAAEFEAIARALPEVAPAEVLS, encoded by the coding sequence ATGGCTCAAACCCCGCCGCTTTCCGCGCAGGACATCCGTGCCGCGCGTCTCGAGAAATCCACCCTGCGCGAGCGCGATCTCGCGGAGCAGCTCGGCATCAGCGAGGCTGAACTGATAGCCGCCCACGTGGGTCACGGCGTCACCCGCATCAGCGCCGATCCCGACCGGCTGATGGCCGCCGCCGAGAAGCTGGGCGAGGTTCTCGCCCTCACCCGCACCCCCTCCTGCGTGCATGAGAAGCTCGGGCGGTACGCCAACTACCATTCCGGCGAGCACGCCTCGATGGTGCTCAACGGCGAGATCGACCTGCGCATCTTCCCGCGCCACTGGGTGCATGGCTTCGCGCTCGACCAGCAGACCGAAAAGGGCCTCCGCCGCGCGCTGCTGGTGTTCGACGCCGCCGGCGACGCGGTGCACAAGATCCACCTGCGCGACGGCTCGGACCACGAGGCCTGGGCAGGTGTGGTCGCCGATCTCGCGCTCGAGGTGCAGGACGAGACGCTTCAAACCGAGCCGCGCGAGGCCCCCGAGCCCGCGCGCGCCCGCGCCGACCGCGCCGGGGAACTGCGCGAGAACTGGGACAAGCTGACCGACACCCACCAGTTCCTGACGATGGTCAGCCGGCTAAAGATGAACCGGCTCGGGGCCTACCGCGTCGCCGGGGCGCCCTACGTCCGCCCGGTCGCGCCGCAGAGCCTCGAGGCGCTGCTCACCGAGCTTTCGGCGAAACAGGTGCCGGTGATGGTCTTCGTCGGCAACAACGGCTGCATCCAGATCCATTCCGGTCCGGTCACCAATATCAGGATGATGGGCCCCTGGCTCAACGTGCTCGACCCCGGCTTCGACATGCACCTGCGCAGCGACCACGTCGCCGAGGTCTGGGAGGTGCACAAGCCGACCCGGCGCGGCATGGCGGTCTCGGTCGAGGCCTTCGACGCCGAGGGCCGGATCATCCTGCAGATCTTCGGTGTGCGCAAACCGCAGGACCGCGCCGCCGAGTTCGAGGCGATCGCCCGCGCCCTGCCCGAGGTCGCGCCCGCCGAGGTGCTGTCGTGA
- a CDS encoding iron ABC transporter permease — translation MVAIHPEGHLVGDRRGLARRTSWALVALLLVAAYASLAVGASGVSLPAALADLLAGREIDARARIILWDIRLPRLLTGMMVGASLAVAGAVLQGLFRNPLADPGLVGVSAGAGLGAISAIVLGGLLPAGIAGVLGAALVPVLAFAGSWLSVSLLYVIATRGGHTSVATMLLGGIALAAMTAAFSGLLIYMADDQQLRDLTFWSLGSLAGASWGKTLAAAPLMLAALVAAPALARGLNALALGEAAAHHLGVPVQRLKTGAILVVAAAVGAATAISGGIGFVGIVVPHLLRLATGPDHRALLVNSGLLGASLLLLADVVSRSIVAPSELPIGIVTAVIGGPFFLWILLRRRGSLEI, via the coding sequence ATGGTGGCGATCCATCCCGAGGGCCACCTCGTCGGCGACCGGCGCGGACTGGCCCGCCGCACAAGCTGGGCCCTCGTCGCGCTGCTGCTTGTCGCGGCCTATGCCAGCCTCGCGGTCGGGGCCTCGGGCGTCTCGCTGCCCGCCGCGCTGGCGGACCTGCTGGCGGGCCGCGAGATCGACGCCCGTGCCCGGATCATCCTGTGGGACATCCGCCTGCCCCGGCTGCTGACCGGCATGATGGTCGGCGCCTCGCTCGCGGTGGCGGGCGCGGTGCTGCAGGGGCTCTTCCGCAACCCGCTGGCCGATCCCGGGCTGGTCGGCGTCAGCGCCGGGGCGGGGCTGGGCGCGATCTCGGCCATCGTGCTCGGCGGGCTGCTGCCCGCGGGGATCGCCGGGGTTCTCGGCGCGGCGCTGGTGCCGGTGCTGGCCTTCGCGGGCAGCTGGCTGTCGGTCAGCCTGCTCTACGTGATCGCGACCCGCGGCGGGCACACTTCCGTGGCGACGATGCTGCTGGGTGGCATCGCGCTGGCGGCGATGACCGCGGCCTTCTCGGGGTTGCTCATCTACATGGCCGACGACCAGCAGCTGCGCGACCTCACCTTCTGGAGCCTCGGCTCGCTCGCCGGCGCGTCCTGGGGCAAGACCCTTGCCGCGGCGCCGCTGATGCTGGCCGCGCTCGTCGCCGCCCCGGCCCTCGCGCGCGGGCTCAACGCGCTGGCGCTCGGCGAGGCGGCGGCGCATCACCTCGGCGTCCCGGTGCAGCGCCTGAAGACCGGCGCGATCCTCGTGGTCGCGGCGGCGGTCGGCGCGGCCACGGCGATCTCGGGCGGCATCGGCTTCGTCGGCATCGTGGTGCCGCACCTGCTGCGCCTTGCCACCGGGCCGGATCACCGCGCGCTGCTGGTCAATTCGGGCCTGCTGGGGGCGAGCCTGCTGCTGCTCGCCGATGTGGTCAGCCGCAGCATCGTCGCGCCGAGCGAGCTGCCCATCGGCATCGTCACCGCGGTGATCGGCGGGCCCTTCTTCCTGTGGATCCTGCTGCGCCGGCGCGGCAGCCTGGAGATCTGA
- a CDS encoding aspartate/glutamate racemase family protein, which translates to MRLLLVNPNMTEAMTDSMATIARRVAGGRAEILPLTALRGFPYIASRAEAQIAGGIALEMIADNIEGIDAVIIAAFGDPGLVGAREIFDVPVVGMAEASVLSAAMLGERFSIVTFSPVMTRWYSDCVAATGLAGRFTGVRTPRRHVPELLNNRAAQHEALVALAREAALEDGADVVILGGAPLAGLAPEIAGEVPAVVLDPISAATAQAQTLASLRTAGLARASRPIGKASVGLSPALSRIIAMEAP; encoded by the coding sequence ATGCGGCTTCTTCTCGTGAATCCCAACATGACCGAGGCGATGACCGACAGCATGGCCACCATCGCCCGCCGGGTGGCGGGCGGACGGGCCGAGATCCTGCCGCTGACCGCCCTGCGCGGCTTTCCCTACATCGCCTCGCGCGCCGAGGCGCAGATCGCCGGCGGCATCGCGCTCGAGATGATCGCCGACAATATCGAGGGCATCGACGCGGTGATCATCGCCGCCTTCGGCGATCCCGGCCTCGTGGGCGCGCGCGAGATCTTCGACGTGCCGGTCGTCGGCATGGCCGAGGCCTCGGTGCTTTCGGCGGCGATGCTGGGCGAGCGGTTCTCCATCGTCACCTTTTCGCCGGTCATGACGCGCTGGTACAGCGACTGCGTCGCGGCAACGGGGCTTGCCGGGCGCTTCACCGGGGTGCGCACGCCGAGGCGGCACGTGCCCGAGCTGCTGAACAACCGCGCCGCGCAGCACGAGGCGCTGGTCGCGCTGGCCCGCGAGGCGGCGCTCGAGGATGGTGCCGACGTGGTCATCCTTGGCGGCGCGCCGCTGGCCGGGCTTGCCCCCGAGATCGCCGGGGAGGTTCCGGCGGTGGTGCTCGATCCGATCTCGGCAGCGACGGCGCAGGCGCAGACGCTGGCCTCGCTGCGGACCGCCGGGCTGGCGCGCGCCTCGCGGCCGATCGGCAAGGCCTCGGTCGGGCTGTCACCGGCGCTGAGCCGGATCATCGCGATGGAGGCGCCGTGA
- a CDS encoding TonB-dependent receptor gives MRLAAFLRGATAITLALAATGTSAAAQDAADPEATFLGRIVVGYSADGTPVYAGENSSHLEGSSVTAQGGTATVDDVLRQTPGVSTRLNPGQPGVAVSIRGLQGQGRVAMTVEGVPQTFRFNGHASEGYANFEPLFLQGIDITRGAVVTAGGSGSAGAANFRLLEAEDIVDGQGAGGRVRLSYGDNGDDFGRMGAAAYVGARGSILGAYARTTADAFEDGAGNEVANTDKDRDSYMLRGRTALTETQSLEVLATRMNADYASNSYEQEMTTDLYKLGYSLNYSPAINLKANVYRAITDNEYTGSIDGTGSYVGRQMRTITTGLDVTNVSELALGSWVLTSTNGFEYYEDVLGGAEGGANPTFGEAKTLGVYTENIFSNGPWEITAALRYSDYSLHGRLDNELESGDVDIDESSLDPKLTLAYQVNDWLQPYVSLSRSTRAPSLQETLQESFHGYGFFNLYLGPNPDLQAETTEGGEIGVNIARGNIIAPGDRLTARLAYFKMNVEDYVAYVMEDTYTSVGPTTLAFYDNIDGTTVTQGFELEAAYESELWSAALSYTSSDSTPPSGYEGYELQPPETFSTTLARHFLGGDLTAGATYSYTAAGVSIDSEAESDAYGLWDVFASYEATDNLLITAKVANLGDEEYLPYASTGNGPGRTYYLGLQMTF, from the coding sequence ATGAGACTTGCAGCATTCCTCCGGGGCGCGACCGCGATCACGCTGGCGCTGGCGGCGACCGGGACATCCGCCGCGGCGCAGGACGCGGCCGACCCCGAGGCGACCTTCCTCGGGCGCATCGTCGTCGGCTATTCGGCCGACGGCACCCCGGTCTACGCGGGCGAGAACAGCTCGCATCTCGAAGGCAGCTCAGTGACCGCGCAGGGCGGCACCGCGACGGTCGATGACGTGCTGCGCCAGACGCCGGGCGTCTCGACCCGCCTCAACCCCGGGCAGCCGGGCGTCGCCGTGTCGATCCGCGGCCTGCAGGGGCAGGGCCGGGTGGCGATGACGGTCGAGGGCGTGCCGCAGACCTTCCGCTTCAACGGCCACGCCTCCGAGGGCTACGCGAATTTCGAGCCGCTATTCCTGCAGGGTATCGACATCACCCGCGGCGCGGTGGTGACCGCGGGGGGCAGCGGCTCGGCCGGGGCGGCGAACTTCCGGCTGCTCGAGGCCGAGGACATCGTCGACGGGCAGGGCGCGGGCGGGCGGGTCCGGCTCAGCTACGGCGACAATGGCGACGACTTCGGGCGCATGGGCGCGGCGGCCTATGTGGGCGCGCGTGGCTCGATCCTCGGCGCCTATGCCCGCACCACCGCCGATGCCTTCGAGGACGGCGCGGGCAACGAGGTGGCCAACACCGACAAGGACCGCGACAGCTACATGCTGCGCGGGCGCACCGCGCTGACCGAGACCCAGAGCCTCGAGGTCCTGGCGACGCGGATGAACGCGGACTATGCCTCGAACTCCTACGAGCAGGAGATGACCACCGACCTCTACAAGCTGGGCTACAGTCTGAACTACAGCCCGGCGATCAACCTCAAAGCGAATGTCTACCGCGCGATCACCGACAATGAGTACACCGGCTCGATCGACGGCACCGGTTCCTACGTCGGGCGGCAGATGCGGACCATCACCACCGGGCTCGACGTCACCAACGTGAGCGAACTGGCGCTCGGAAGCTGGGTGCTGACCTCGACCAACGGTTTCGAGTATTACGAGGATGTCCTCGGCGGGGCCGAGGGCGGCGCGAACCCGACCTTCGGCGAGGCGAAGACGCTGGGGGTCTACACCGAGAACATCTTCTCGAACGGCCCGTGGGAGATCACCGCGGCGCTGCGCTACAGCGACTACAGCCTGCACGGCAGGCTCGACAACGAGCTGGAGTCGGGTGACGTCGACATCGACGAAAGCTCCCTCGATCCCAAGCTGACGCTGGCCTACCAGGTCAACGACTGGCTTCAGCCCTACGTCTCCCTCTCGCGCAGCACCCGCGCACCCTCGCTGCAGGAGACCCTGCAGGAAAGCTTCCACGGCTACGGCTTCTTCAACCTCTACCTCGGGCCGAACCCCGATCTTCAGGCCGAGACCACCGAGGGCGGCGAGATCGGCGTCAACATCGCGCGCGGCAACATCATCGCCCCGGGCGACCGGCTGACCGCGCGGCTCGCCTACTTCAAGATGAACGTCGAGGATTACGTCGCCTACGTCATGGAGGACACCTACACCTCGGTCGGCCCGACCACGCTCGCCTTCTATGACAACATCGACGGCACGACGGTCACGCAGGGCTTCGAGCTCGAGGCGGCCTACGAGTCAGAGCTCTGGTCGGCGGCGCTGTCCTACACCAGTTCGGACTCGACCCCGCCGTCGGGCTACGAGGGCTACGAGCTGCAGCCGCCCGAGACCTTCTCGACCACGCTGGCCCGCCACTTCCTCGGCGGCGACCTGACGGCGGGCGCGACCTACAGCTACACCGCCGCGGGCGTGTCGATCGACAGCGAGGCGGAAAGCGATGCCTACGGGCTCTGGGACGTCTTCGCGAGCTACGAGGCGACGGACAACCTGCTGATCACCGCAAAGGTCGCCAACCTCGGCGACGAGGAATACCTGCCCTATGCCTCGACCGGCAACGGTCCCGGCCGCACCTACTACCTTGGGCTGCAGATGACCTTCTGA
- a CDS encoding heme ABC transporter ATP-binding protein — protein MLNATDVTVTLGRRRVLDGVSFRAAPGALTAIVGPNGSGKTTLLRAMSGDLGYEGRITLGGEDLSGTPPWRLALRRAVLAQFTPLAFPFTVAEVVRLGQIRRSAAGAPDLTPRALARVGLSGYAGRPYQELSGGEQQRVQLARVLCQVWEPVEEGEARWLFLDEPVSSLDIAHQLQVMRIARDFADAGGGVVAIMHDLNLTAMFADSVALLAGGRLLEQGSAGTLLRDELLSRAYGCTLRVSTPPVTGPYVLPHSAQLGGAG, from the coding sequence ATGCTGAACGCAACTGATGTCACCGTGACCCTGGGGCGCCGCCGGGTCCTCGACGGGGTGAGCTTTCGCGCCGCGCCCGGTGCGCTGACGGCGATCGTCGGGCCGAACGGCTCGGGCAAGACCACGCTGCTGCGCGCCATGTCCGGCGATCTCGGCTACGAAGGGCGCATCACGCTCGGCGGAGAGGATCTCTCGGGCACTCCTCCCTGGCGTCTTGCCCTCCGCCGCGCAGTGCTGGCGCAGTTCACGCCGCTGGCCTTTCCCTTCACCGTGGCCGAGGTCGTCCGGCTCGGGCAGATCCGCAGGAGCGCGGCTGGCGCGCCCGACCTCACCCCGCGCGCGCTGGCGCGCGTGGGGCTTTCGGGATACGCCGGGCGGCCCTACCAGGAGCTTTCGGGCGGCGAGCAACAGCGCGTCCAGCTTGCCCGCGTGCTCTGCCAGGTCTGGGAGCCGGTCGAGGAGGGCGAGGCGCGCTGGCTGTTCCTCGACGAGCCGGTCTCTAGCCTCGACATCGCGCACCAGCTGCAGGTCATGCGGATCGCCCGCGACTTCGCCGACGCGGGCGGCGGCGTGGTGGCGATCATGCACGACCTGAACCTCACCGCGATGTTCGCCGACAGCGTCGCGCTGCTGGCCGGGGGACGGCTGCTGGAGCAGGGCAGCGCCGGGACGCTGCTGCGCGACGAACTGCTGTCCCGCGCCTACGGCTGCACGCTGCGCGTGAGCACGCCGCCCGTCACCGGCCCCTACGTGCTGCCGCATTCGGCGCAGCTGGGCGGCGCCGGCTAG
- a CDS encoding response regulator transcription factor: MRKISLMIVDDHPVVREGYRRLIELQPDMTIVAEAEDARGAYVRYRETAPDAVIMDVTLPGATGIEALRHIRQYNPDARVVVFTMHQGAAFALKAIEAGATGYVTKSSDPEELIAAIRGAIAGRSIISPDLMRAIAQDRIMGNETRLRDLSVRQTEILRLIARGWTAERIADDLAISRKTVQNNHYQIKSILDLDTDAKLVWFALEAGLVGEQDGAGHPAGPA; encoded by the coding sequence GTGAGGAAGATCAGCCTGATGATCGTCGACGACCACCCGGTGGTGCGCGAGGGCTACCGGCGGCTCATCGAGCTGCAGCCCGACATGACCATCGTCGCCGAGGCCGAGGACGCGCGCGGCGCCTACGTGCGCTACCGCGAGACCGCGCCCGACGCCGTCATCATGGACGTGACCCTGCCCGGCGCGACCGGGATCGAGGCGCTCCGGCACATCCGCCAGTACAACCCCGATGCACGCGTCGTCGTCTTCACCATGCACCAGGGCGCCGCCTTTGCCCTGAAGGCCATCGAGGCCGGCGCTACCGGCTATGTCACGAAAAGCAGCGACCCCGAGGAACTGATCGCCGCCATCCGCGGCGCGATCGCCGGGCGCAGCATCATCTCTCCCGACCTGATGCGGGCGATCGCCCAGGACCGGATCATGGGCAATGAGACCCGGCTGCGCGACCTCTCGGTGCGGCAGACCGAGATCCTCCGCCTCATCGCGCGCGGCTGGACCGCCGAGCGCATCGCCGACGATCTCGCCATCAGCCGCAAGACGGTCCAGAACAACCACTACCAGATCAAGAGCATCCTCGACCTCGACACCGACGCGAAGCTGGTCTGGTTCGCCCTCGAGGCCGGGCTGGTCGGCGAGCAGGACGGCGCGGGGCATCCGGCGGGACCGGCGTAG